Below is a window of Nitrospira sp. DNA.
TACGCGACGCTACCATGCGTTGCTGCTGGTGGCCAGACGCCCGCCGGTCGATCGTGTGGTCCTGGTGAATCATCTCGAAGAATCGATGGAAGTCGGCGGCCAATCCTTTCCGCTCTCGACAAATTTGTATAGCGGCGCGGTTCATCCGGAAGGGTATCGGTATTGCGACGGGTTCTCCGCCCTGCCATGGCCGACCTGGTGTTACGCCTCCCACGGAATTCGCCTGGAGCGTGAACTGCTCTGTCCGGATGGCCGCGATATGGTCGTCGTGCGGTGGCGGTTGCTTGGCGACGCACCGTCTGCTGTGGTGCTGCGGGTCAGACCGATGCTCTCGGGTCGCGACTTTCATGCGCTGCATCAGGAGAATGCCGGGGTGCGCAGTCAGGCCACGGTTGACGGGGGGCGTGTCACGTGGCAACCCTACGAGGCGCTACCTGCCGTGCTGGCGTTCCACAACGGGCAGTATCTCCATGAGCCGGATTGGTACCGCCACATTCACTATCGGATCGAGCGCGAACGCGGCCTGGACCATACAGAGGATTGGTGGTCGCCGGGCGAATGTGCGTTCACGCTCACTCCGGGATCGGTGGCGGAACTTCTGTTCACGACCGAACAGCTTGAGTCCATCGAGGTCACGCAGGTTGTAGAGGCGGAGCGGCGGCGGCGCGCAGAGTGTCCGGTATCGGCGCCGATCGACGATGCGTTGGCGCAGGAGCTCTGGGCTGCGAGCAGCGCGTATCTTGTCCGCCGGGGAAACGGGCAGACGGTGATCGCCGGATATCCCTGGTTTGCCGATTGGGGGCGAGACACGTTTATCGCGTTGCCGGGGCTCTGCCTGGTGACGGGTCGTTACGACGTGGCCCGGCAGGTGATCGAGGCGTTTGCGTCTCATGTGTCGCAAGGGATGGTGCCGAATCGATTTCCCGACATCGGCGAACAACCTGAGTACAACACGATCGATGCGTCCTTATGGTTTATTCATGCCGTGGATCGCTATCTCCACTATAGCCGCGACCTCGACGGAGTACGCCGGATTGCCTGGCCCGCGATCAAACAGATTGTGGAGGGGTATCGTCGAGGCACGCGGTTCGGTATTCACATGGACGACGACGGGATGATTACCGGCGGCGAGGAGGGCGTTCAGCTCACCTGGATGGATGTCAAAATTGGCGATTGGGTGGTGACTCCCCGGCATGGGAAACCGGTCGAGATTCAAGCGCTCTGGGTGCGGGCGTTGGCGGCGGCTGCCGAACTGGCGGCGCAATTCGGGGAACCGGCGTACGCGGCACAATGCCGGCAAGATCGTGCGAAGGCCACCGAGTCGTTTCGAGCCCGCTTCTGGTATCGAACCGGAGGCTATCTCTTCGATGTGGTAGACGGGCCGATCGGAGACGACGCCTCGCTCCGTCCGAACCAGATTTATGCCCTGGCGTTGGACGATCAGCTGGTGACGGAGGCACAGGCAAAACACATTTTGCAGCTCGTGAAAGAACGGTTGCTCACGCCGATGGGCTTACGCACATTGGCGCCGGAGGACATCCGGTTCTGTGCGTCATACGAGGGTGGGGTCTCTGAGCGGGACGGTGCCTACCATCAAGGCACCGTGTGGCCGTTTCTGCTCGGCCCGTTCGTGACGGCGTGGGTGAAAACCTATGGCGATAGTCCGGCGGTGCGGCGGGATGCACGCCTGTTTCTCGACGGGCTGCACGAACATTTACACGAAGCCTGCCTGGGTCAGGTGTCGGAGATCTTCGATGGTCAGCACCCGCATCGAGCGCGTGGCTGTGTGGCGCAGGCCTGGTCCGTAGCCGAACCCTTGCGCGCGCTCATGGAAGATCTCGGCGCGGTTCGTGAGAGATCATCGAATCCGCGCTGACTTGTGACGTTGCGGGTCCTTCATCAATTCCGGTTCCATGCGGACACGAGCGCGTGAGTGCTCCTGTCCTGTCACGTTCCTGCCAGATTCTGCTCCGGAAATCTTGACAGCCAAAGAAGCGATCCGGTAAGGATAAGAAAGATGCGCCAGCACACCTCCGTCACAATTGTTGCTCTCCTGTCCGCCGGGTTGTTCCTGACCGGCTGTCAGCTCTTCGATTCCTCCACGCGTCAGCCGGCACCTCGCTCGGCTTCCGTGATGTCGATGTGGGAATTGTACCGGCATTGCCAATCGAGCGGCGATGTCGAGACGGTCTTGTCGGCAGCGAAACAGCTGCAGCAGTCCGCTGATACGCATGTGGTTCCCGCTCCGGATGTTCCCAAGAGTCTTGACCGGTTTGTCACGCGTCAGCCGGTTCGCACGACGGTTGATCCCAAAGCGCTGGCCGCTTCGTGCACCTTGCAGGCGGCGAGGACGAGCCTGAGCGCCGGGCGTGAGCAGGAAGCGGAACAGCTTCTCTATGCTGTGGTGTTGAGTTATCCGGAAAGCGACTATACCTTCTACGTCGCGCAAGCGAAGGTCTGGATCGAGGAATTGCATCGTCCCGGCACGCCGGATGCTCTCATCCATCCCATCTCCACCTTCTAGCAGGCCGTTGAAACAGTCCGCCGGCGTCGTTCTCGCTCCCTTCAGAGCCTCAACGTACCACAGAGGGTACGCCTTGGCCCTTCATTCGCTGCAGCCTTGCTGGACGGCCTTTTTGAACGGCCTGCGGGTGGTGCGCATGGCATACGTGATCGCGGCCGATTCAGAACAACAGTGGACGGACGGCTGGGGGCGACAATCTGCTAGCCGGCTGTCGACCTCGTTCCGTTTCTCATTCAGCCAACATTGTTGAGCTGAATCCCTTGATCATGACGGAGTGATTGTCTGATGCGCAGGTCATTGCGGCCCGGATCTATCATTGGACCCGATGTGAGATGGGTTCAGCGCTATGGTGCGAAGCCGGTATTCTGTTGCAGGCGGCCGGACTCTCGTTGCGCGCCCTTGCGTGAGTCGCACGCGGGGATAATGTGAATCGAGTGGGAGGATGGCGGGCCCTGTAGCGTGGAAAAACCTGCCTGCAGCTGGTGCGCGGTGTTATGGTCTACGTCTGGCCCTTGTCGATCCTCGGGCGGCTCTTCTATCGACTTCGCTGGTCTCCTCCTCTTTATGGGGTGATCAATCGTCGATCTCGGCTGGTATTCCGCTCAATTCCGCAGGTGCTTGGTCCGGATGGTGCTGAGGCGGTTCGCCCCTCCATACCGACGGGATCTTTCGCACCACCGTCAAGGCGCTGGCGCAAGATCTCGCGCTGTTCCGGGATCTGGCTCGGAATGCCGGGATGATGCTCGCCGGACAGGATGTTCAACGGAAGATCACGCAACGATACAATTCGAGCGATATGAAATGGTACGTGGTGCGGGCGATCGGACGGCGCGCGAAACGGCCGCCCATTCCGTCATCGTTCATCCGCTTCTTTCTCCACCCGCAGCTGCTGAGTATCGCCGGTACCTATCTCGGGTTACAGGTCCGTCTCAACTACTTGGATGTCTGGCATAACATCCCGGTGCGAGAGGGTGAGCCGCCGATCTCCGCGGAGTTCTGGCATCGCGACCATGAAGATCAGCGTATCATTAAGGTCTTTGTGTTGCTGACCGATGTCGATGAGACAATGGGGCCCTTCAACTATGTGAAGCGGTCCCAGGCAGGCGGGGAGTACGGCACTCTCTTTCCCGCCATTCCCCCGACCGGTCGATACCCGAAACGGAACGTGCTCGACCAGCTCATCAATGAGACGCCGTTGCCGTCTGTCTCCTGCATCGGGCCGGCGGGCAGTGTCATCCTCTGTGATGCGAGCGGGTTGCATCGAGGAGGTCGGTCGCTGACGCAGCCGCGAATCGTTTTAGTGGGCGTCTACACCTCCAATGCCGGACTCGATGCGGCCCGTTATTCCCTCCCTCGATCGGTCGGCCATGAACTGTTATCCCCTGCCGCGAAGTTCGCCCTGTATTTCTAGCGCACCGGTACTTGGTCACTCCAATCTGTAAGCCTGACCTCTGAGTATTGACAGAGCGGGGTGATGGCCGTACCCTCGCACGTCATACGCAGATTGCGCAGGGCATGTGAAACTAAGGAGGCTTGTAATGGCGGGGACGATACAATCGTTGAAACGGGGCGTGGGGCGTGTCGGCATGATGGCGGGAATTCTGTTCTTGGCCGGCGGGTGGCCTATGGCGGCGTCGGCGGCGGATGAATTGCCAAAAGAAGCCGTATTGCCGGCGACACTCGCGGGCAAGGCCGTGCAGGCAGCGCTCGATTTCTGCAAGAAGGACGGCTATCGTGTGAGTGCGTCGGTCGTCGATCGCGCAGGGGTCTTGCGGGCCATGATGCGGGCCGACGGAGCTGGTCCGCATACCGTCGATAGCAGCAGAAAGAAGGCCTATACCGCTGCCAGCTTGCGGCGCGCGACGAGCGACTTGGCCGACATGATTGCCAAGCAGCCCGCGTTGCAAGCATTGCGAGAGATGAATGAGAGTATCTTGATGGTCGGTGGCGGGTTACCTATCGAAATCGCCGGCGAGGTAGTCGGAGCGATCGGCGTCGGGGGCGCGCCTGGTACGCATCTGGACGATGCCTGCGCCGAGGCGGGTCTTGATGCAATCGGAGCGGCCTCGAAGATGCCTACGGCGAAATGATGAAGAGACAAGGGCGGGGACCGGGCTGGGTTCTGATCGGTCTGGTCCTCCTCTTGTCGGCCTGCAATAGTGATCGCCCTGAGCCGGCCGAGTTTGAGCTTCCCTCGGCCGGGATTCGGCTGAACCTGACTCGTCTCGCCACGCACCCCTTCCTCTCCCGCTATCGATTGACCCTTCGCATTGAAGGGCCGCGCGGCTGTTCGGCCACGACGGAATTATTTCCCGACACGGGGTACGCCGGGCGGCGAAATGTCTACCAACAGCGGTCGGGCGTCATCACGGTTTTGGGGCAATACGACGCGCGGGTGTTCGATCCGGCCACGTGCAGCCTTCGCCTGGTGGAGTTTCAATCGCTGGTCGGTCAGGCCACATTTCTTGGCGCGTTCGACGTCGATGCCCAGAAACGATGGCGATTTCTTGATGCGTCCGTGCGACCGGAGCGGTCGTTCGAAAAGCATTAGCAGGAAGTTGGCCTCGAGTTCGTACCTCATGCACTGCTGCGAGGGTGGTCGGTGCCGCCGTGACCGGGGCGCTGCTCCATCGGCGGAGTGTGTGGGCGTCAGATCGTCAATCGTGTAACCGGTCTTTGAAGGTCAGTTCGGCCACCGCCGATTTATCCAATTCCCCCTTGCCGATGTCGATCAGCCGCCGATATTGTTCATACGTCGCTTTGGCCAGGGGCAGGTCCAAGCCTGCCTGTTTCGCCAATGCGCAGGCGATTCCCGAGTCTTTTGCCGCGTGAGCCGCTGAGAAATAGCAATCGTGGGCCCGCTGTTGCATGTCCTCACCGTCGGTTTCGAGCACGCGGGAGTTGGCGCCGGTTTGAGAAAAGACTTCGCGAAGCATCGTGAGGTCCAGGCCGAGCGCCGCCCCCAATCCCAGCCCTTCGGCCAGGGCGGCGGTGTTGGCATTCATCACCATATTCACCAGGGCCTTGACCTTGGCGGCTTCGCCCGCAGGTCCGATATACCGCAGGTGTGCGCTCAGATCCTGCAAGAGCGGCTTCGCCCGTTCGAACGCCTCGGGTCGTCCGCCGCACATCAAGTAGAGGGTGCCTTGGCGAGCCTGTGTGATGCTGCTCGCCATGCAGGCTTCGAGGCTTCGGCCGCCTTGGTGCTCGACCAACGTATGGACTTCGCTTTGGAGCTCGGGGGAGAGGGTGGCGCAATTGATGAAGAGGCGATTATCGGCATGACGGAGAAGACTGTCCGGCCCGACGGGTGAGTAGATTTGGCGCATGGCGGCATCGTCCGACACCACCGTCAGCACCGTATCGGCTAACTCAGCCACACGTGCCGGAGTCATGACCGCCGTGCACGCGAGTTCCTTCGCGAGCGCCTCCGCACGTTCCGTGTCGGTGTCATAGACCGCGACGATCGCATAGTGGAGGTCGTGGAGCCGCCGGGCCATGTTGGCCCCCATTCGCCCTATTCCCACGATGCCGATTCGAAATTCTGACTGTGCCATCCGCAACCTCCTGGAAAACATGCTACTCTGCCGGGCGCGGAAGTCTACCACAGTCCCTACGGATGCAGGTATCCACGCGTCCGGTTGTGTCAGGTGGGTGCGTCGATTCACAAGAGCGACACGAAACATGGGGAGTGCGGCATGCAACAGGCGATTATCGGATATCACCAGGACGACGAAGGCCATTGGGTGGCCGACCTTCGCTGCGGCCATGGCCAACATGTGCGACATCAGCCGCCCATGACGAGTCGTCCGTGGGTATTGACGGAGGAGGGGCGGCAAGCGTTCCTCGGAACCGAGCTGAACTGTAAAAAGTGTGACGAGGGGGGCGACGGGTTTGACCCCACCGGGGCCCGGTCTTGAGGGATCCGGTGGGGTTGATACGGCGATGAAACGCCTGGATCAGGGCTGATGGAGAGAGACGCTGAGTACCATCTCTAGGCCCAGATCCAGTCGAAGAGGGATGTGAACCATCCCGTTACACTTGAGAACCAGGAGTCGTCTTGGGGGGCTGCTGCGGTCGCGGGTCGTGGGGCTGGTGGCGTAGCGGGTGCCTGCGCAACCTTTGCAGGAGTACTGGGCGAAGCCGGGGCTGCGGCGACCGGTGCGGGCTGAGGTACTGCCGGTGTCGTGACGGTACTGGCAGCCGGGGGCGCCGACGCCTGCGATGCGCTCGGCGCAGGGGCTACGGGGGGCGGCGTGGAATCAACCTGTGGCGTTTGCGGGGTGATGACCGCGACCAGGTGTGGCTCCTGCGGGTTTCCGTCCACCGTGGTCACACGGGCCTCCGGGCCGGATGGTGTGGTCGCCATCGTGTGTTCGTGTTGGGCCGTGAGCGCTTCCAGCCGTTTCTCGATCCGTTTGGTCTCGCTGATTTCCTTCAACATGGCCTGATGCCGGGCGCGCAACGCGGCGATGTTGTACTCGAGCGCCGCGAGTTTGGCCTGGTTGCTCTTGTGGAGCTGTTCGTAGGCGAGCTGGATCTTTTTCAGTTCGCCCTTGAGAGCGGCAAGAGAACGTTCCTCACGCTGATTGGCGAGGTGCGTCTCGTCTCGTTGTTGTTCGAGGCTCTGAATGTCAGCCTGCGTCTGGGCGAGTTCAGCGGCCCGCGTTTTGACCTCATGTCTGGCTGTCTCATAGGTGTGTTGTGAAACACAGCCCCCTAGCATCAAGACGGCGACTCCAAGCATCCAGCAGCGTGCGATGGGTCGGATGTTGCGGGGAGACGCGGTCGTGAGTATTGGACCTGGAGTGATTGCTTGCATGGGACCTTCCTCCCGGGTACGTACAGTGCCAGTCGTTGCGAACGGTGATCCGCCTGCGCGGAGCCGCTGTGCCTGAGGTTAATTTTTCAGAAAAGTGGGAAAACGGCAAAATATTTCGGGAAACCTGCAGTGCGTTGTCGAGGGGGGAGAACCGGAGAACAGCGACGTTGTGTGAGGTGATCCGGATCCGGGCTATTGAATGCTGATGCGGTCTGCGGGACAAGGGATCTGCATATCGAGTCCGGCCCCATGCCAGGGCTGGAGACGCGGGCCGCTATATCGATAGCCCCCGGTGACCGGGTCGGTTGAGAGGAGGAGCGGTGTGTCCAGATCCAGCACATCGAAGCCGCCGAGGCCCAGCACGAGACTGAACGAGCAGCCCATGGCGATACGGGTTTCCAGCATGCCGCCGACCATGAGACGCAGGCCCGCGGAGCGGGTGAAGACGGCGATTCGCCACGCGTCGATCACGCCGGTTTTCATGATCTTGATGTTGATATAGTCGGCGGCTTGCATCCGGACAACCTCGCGCGCATCGTCCAGTGACCGGACAGACTCATCGGCGGCCACGGGAATGCCCGTCAGGTGCCGAATCGCCTGTAGCCCTTCGAGATCATCGCGCACGACCGGCTGCTCGAGCAAGACCAGCCGCCCGCCGAACTGCTTCACTCCATGGACAAATCGGAGGCAATCTTCACGGGAAAAACCCTGATTTCCATCGCCGATAAAGCCGATCTCGGGGAGTGCGTTGTGCACGGCCTGTAATCTGCGAATGTCCTGTTCGACATCCGTTCCGACTTTCATCTTGAAGAGGCGGAATCCCCGGGTGTACCAACCCCGCGCGAGTTCCAGCGTCTTTTCCGGACTGCAGATCGGGATGGTGATGTCGGTTTCCCGCTCGCGGACGTCCGCGGCTCCCCACAGTTGCCAGAGCGGGATGCGCTGCGATCGACAGTAGGCGTCGAGCATCGCGGTTTCCAAGCCGCAACGAGCGGCAGGGTGGAGTGGGGCCTGTTCGTTGAGCCGGCCTGCCAGGGACTCATAGTCCCCGACAGATTGGCCGATCATACTCTGCGCCAGCTCCGTGGCCGCGGCGAAGCAGGATGCCCGATCCTCACCTCCGACTTCCGGGAACGGCGCGGCCTCGCCGATGCCCTGCGTTCCATCCCGCAACGTCACTCGCAAGAACAGGTTTTGCGCCGTCACCCGCGCGCCCGTGGCGACAACGAACGGATCCGTGATCGGAATATCGACCGGCCAGATTTCGATGCGTTGTATGGTGTGGGCATCCACCGGCGTGTCGTGTCCGCTCATCCGTACCGGTCATTTTGCCAGGGGAAGGCGCTGTTCGAATAGCCCCGGACTTCCCAGAACCCCTTCTCGTCGTGGTCGGAGAAGGTGATTTCCTTGATCCACTTGGCGCCTTTCCAGGCATACCGTTTCGGGATGATCATGCGAACCGGGCCGCCGTGTTCTTTGGTGAGCGGCCGGCCGTTCCATTTGTACGTGAGGAGCACGTCGTCGTCCTGACAGGCGACGAGCGGTAAATTCGTGGTGTAGTCGTCGTACGATTTGAAGAGGACGAATTGGGCCGACGGGAGCGGCTGGACGACGGCCAGGAGTTGTTTAAAACTGACCCCTTCCCACTCATTGTCGTAACGACTCCAGGACGTCACGCAATGGAAGTCCGACACGTCTTTGAATTGCGGTTGCGCAAGGAAGTCCGTCCAGGTCCAGGTAACGGGGGTCGTGACTGCACCTCCGATGGTCAACGTCCATTCTGAGAGGGGAATATCTGGCTTTTGGCCCAGGTCGAGCACCGGCCAGGTTTCCACGAGGTGTTGGCCAGGGGGGAGCCGATCATCTCCTTCGTAAAAGACCTCGCGTTCTTCCCCGCCGCGTCGGGCCTTGGCCCAGTTCTCTTTGGTCTTGATCAAACGGTCATTCTGATCCATACCCAGCCTCCTGGAGACAGAGTAGGACAAGAGGCTAGGATCTTACAAGGCCGGTGTTGGGGATCGGCCGGCGCGGGTGTTTCGTGCGCTGTCTGCTAGAAAATGACGAAGGGGAGATGAAGAAGCTCAGTATTGTCGGGGAGTTCAAGCTGCGGATTGAGCGTACAGAGGCGGATGGTCGGGAGAGAGTGATTCGAGTGATCGGACGGCGTAGGTAACCCCCGGCCTCTAGATAGCCTGGCCGTTGGTTTTCTTCACGAGGATCAGACGTGTAGTCTGGTCTCTCGTTCAGACCAACGCTGCGGACGCATCAACGTGCCCAAGGCCGCGATGGCGCAGATTGTCGCCAGAAGAAGGAAGCTTGCGAAGAGGAAAAATCCACTTTTCATGTCGTGCACCGAGAGCGGTCCCATGACGTCACCCCCTTACAATAATCTAATTGTACCACTTCACTCCGCGTGCCAACCGCATCCGCAACGCCATGATTCTTCAGGTGATTTTTTTCTCAGGCGCGAGGAGCAGTGAGGGCAGGGGCGCATCCACACATGTGAAGTCGTCTCATAGACGGGGTGCGAGTTTTGGGACTGCTGTGAGACCGCGTGTGTTGTCAGCATAGCCGAGTCCAAGAGTTCAATCAGCGCATGCATCTGAGACATTACCTCCACTGGCACCCTGTCTTCAAGAGTTCTTTCGGAGGGACAAGGCGGGGACTTGAGGGCCACTGGTCCCATCGTGGGTCATCATCGTGCAGGCGGGCAATCTAATTAGATTCGCCATCCGTATACAGTGCAATGTGGTGACAAGCAGGTTCCTTCCTCTGTAAGGTTGCTGACATTCTTTCAGCCACGAGCGGTGTCTTGTCCGCGCAGGTGAGTCCACGATTGACACATGAGTGAGGAGGCAGGATGATACCGCCCCAAGGTGCCATGACCACATCTGTAGCATCGCCCTCATCTTCGAAACGCCCCGGGCTCGGCAAACTGATGCTGGGGATTTTTGTCGGGTTGAGCCTCGCCGCATTTTTTTACTTTGATCTGGGACAGTACCTCTCACTGGATGGACTCAAGTCCAACCGGGCTCGTTTGCTTGCATTTACAGAAGCCAACTATCCGGTCGCAGTGGCCCTGTTTGTGCTCGCCTACTGTGTGGTGGTGGGGCTCTCGCTGCCCGGTGGAGCGATCATGACGTTGGCCGGAGGGTTTCTCTTCGGCAGCCTGTTGGGCACGCTTTACGTCAATGTCGGTGCGACCGTGGGTGCGACGCTGGCATTTTTGGTGGCCCGCTATCTGCTCAGGGAGTGGGTGGAGCAGAAATTCGGCAGCCGGTTGGACGCGATTCAGCAGGGATTTTCCAGGAACGCGTTCAGTTATCTGATGACGCTGCGGTTGATCCCGTTGTTCCCGTTCTTTCTGGTCAATATGGTCTCGGGGCTCACCAGGGTGAATGTGGGGACCTACATGGCGGCGACCTCCTTGGGCATCATCCCCGGCAGTTTTGTCTTTGCGTATGCCGGCCGCCAGCTCGGCACGATCAGTTCACTCAAGGAAATCGCTTCACCCAATGTGTTGCTCGCGTTTACGTTACTCGGTCTGTTGGCGCTGGTGCCCATTCTCTATCAGAAGTTTGCCGGTAAGGCGGTCTAACTGCACGGCCGCGGCCATGTGTAGTCACCAGAGGGAGAATCCGACGTCAATGAACGCGCCTGTCCAAAGCTTGGTCCTGCCGGATGACGAACACAACCGGCGGTTGGTGGAGAATGTGCACCCCTCCGGCTGGGCGAATCCCGAGCCTCTCGGTCGCTACAACATGGTTGTAGTCGGCGCCGGCACTGCGGGGCTGATCACGGCGGTGGTGGCGGCGGGTTTGGGCGCAAAGGTCGCGCTGATCGAACGCCATCTGATGGGAGGCGATTGCCTGAACGTCGGATGCGTGCCCTCCAAGGCCCTGATTCGTGCGGCCAATGCTTGGGCGCAGTTGCGGGATGCCTCGGTCTTCGGGCTGCATCTCCCGCCGGGGGTGACTCGTGACTTCGGTGCGGTAATGGCCAGGATGCGAAAATTGCGCGCCGGGATCAGCCATGTGGATTCGGCTCATCGCTACACGTCGCTGGGGGTCGATGTCTATATCGGGCAGGCTCGCTTCACTGGCCGGGATGCCGTGGCGGTGGAGGGCCCATCGGGAAATCGGACGCTGACTTTCGTCAATGCGGCAGTCTGTACCGGGGCAAGGGCTTCGGCGCCGGCCATCCCTGGGTTGGCAGAGGCGGGATACCTCACCAATGAAACGGTGTTTTCGCTGACGGAGTTGCCGGCGCGTCTCGCCGTGATCGGCGCGGGTCCGATCGGGTGTGAACTGGCGCAGGCCTTCGCACGCTTCGGGAGCGAGGTATCACTCATTGAAGCGATGCACGGCATCATGCCGAATGAGGATCGGGACGCAGCGGAGGTGGTGCAGCAGTCCATGACGCGGGACGGTGTCAGGCTACTTTGTTGCGGGAAGGATCTAAAAGTGGAGCGAACGGCCGCCGGAAAGCGGCTCCTGCTCGATTCGCACGGCCGGCACTACGATCTCACGGTGGACGAAATTCTGGTCGGCGTGGGGCGTACCCCGAATGTCGATGGGCTGGGGTTGGAGACGATCGGGGTTGAGTATGACAAAACCGGCGTGAAAGTGAACGATCGCCTCCAGACTACGAACTCGAGGATTTACGCCGCCGGCGACATCTGTTCCCGGTACAAATTCACCCATGCCGCGGATGCGATGGCGCAGATCGTCATTCAAAATGCATTGTTCCCGCATCCCTTCGGGCTGGGGTATGCCAGCATGGAGTCGCTGATCATGCCTTGGTGTACGTTCACCGAGCCCGAGATCGCTCATGTCGGCCTCTACGAAGCGGATGCCAAAAAGAAGGGCTTGGAGATCGAAACCTATACCTACAAACTCAGTGAGGTGGATCGAGCCATCCTGGATGGTGAGCAAGAAGGGTTTGCCCGCATCCATATTCGAAAAGGCACCGACACTATTCTCGGGGCCACGATTGTGGCGGCACATGCCGGTGACTTGATCGGAGAATTTTCGGTGGCGATGAAGGCCGGTGCCGGTGCCAAAACGATCGCTGCCACGATCCATCCGTATCCCACCCGGGCGGAAGTCAACAAGAAGGTCGTCAACCTCTGGCGCAAGGCGCACTTTACCGCGCGGAGCAAGATGCTGTTAACGAGGCTCTTTGCCTGGTTGAGGCGATGAGGGGACAGGTGATGCGGCTCGGGATTGGCCTGCTCCTGTGCTTGTCGGGCGCTGCGATCGCCGCACATGCGCAGGGCTCTATGAAGCTGGAGGTCGGACAGTTTTCGATCGCTACTGAAGGCGTCACGTTGCCCGAGGGATGGACACCGTTGACGTTTAAGAAGATCGAACGGCACACAAGATATGAGGTGGTGAAGGACGGGCCGGTTTCCGTGGTGAAGGCTGTGAGCGAGGCATCTGCCTCAGGCCTGACGAAAGCCGTGGCGATTGATCCGCATGAATATCCGATTGTGCGCTGGCGATGGAAGGTGGAGAATCTGCTGCAAAAGGGCAGTGTGAACCGCAAGGACGGTGATGACTATCCGGCACGGCTTTACATTACCTTTGCCTATGAGCCGGACAAGGTAAGTTTTGGAAGAAAGCTGAAATACAAGGCCGGTCGGGCGCTGTTCGGAGATATTCCGATCGGCGCCTTGAACTACATCTGGGACGGCAAGAGCCCGGTCGGGACGGTGGTGGACAATGCCTTTACCGACTTTGCGAAGATGATTGTGGTGGAGAGCGGGCCGCAGCGCATCGGCACGTGGGTCGAGGAAGAGCGCAATGTGTATGAAGATTATCGAGTGGCCTTCGGCGAAGAGCCGCCGGCGATCAGCGGCGTCGCGATTATGAGCGATACGGATAACACGAAGGAACGGGCCGTGGCCTATTACGGTGACATCGTCTTCGTCAAGGCGTTGAAGTGACGAGGAGGGGGAACTGCTGGAACTGAGAAAGGCGGGGAGGCCGACCTGTGCAGGGTCGGCCTCTCCAGGACACCGGCGAGCTGATGCGGGTTCGCAGAGTCAACGGGTTATTGAACTGAATTTGCGAAGCCACCGTGGGTGATTTCAGCCCGAATGGTGTCGCCCACTTTCTTGTTACCCCGGAGGTGCTTGGTTCCCTGTCCGACATGCACCTTCATTTGGCTGCCATCGAAGTCTTCGACTGTGTACGTCTCGCCGTGAATTTCTTTGACGGTGCCGCCCACGGTCTTCCATGCGACTCCGGGTTTGGAGTCA
It encodes the following:
- a CDS encoding mercuric reductase; protein product: MNAPVQSLVLPDDEHNRRLVENVHPSGWANPEPLGRYNMVVVGAGTAGLITAVVAAGLGAKVALIERHLMGGDCLNVGCVPSKALIRAANAWAQLRDASVFGLHLPPGVTRDFGAVMARMRKLRAGISHVDSAHRYTSLGVDVYIGQARFTGRDAVAVEGPSGNRTLTFVNAAVCTGARASAPAIPGLAEAGYLTNETVFSLTELPARLAVIGAGPIGCELAQAFARFGSEVSLIEAMHGIMPNEDRDAAEVVQQSMTRDGVRLLCCGKDLKVERTAAGKRLLLDSHGRHYDLTVDEILVGVGRTPNVDGLGLETIGVEYDKTGVKVNDRLQTTNSRIYAAGDICSRYKFTHAADAMAQIVIQNALFPHPFGLGYASMESLIMPWCTFTEPEIAHVGLYEADAKKKGLEIETYTYKLSEVDRAILDGEQEGFARIHIRKGTDTILGATIVAAHAGDLIGEFSVAMKAGAGAKTIAATIHPYPTRAEVNKKVVNLWRKAHFTARSKMLLTRLFAWLRR
- a CDS encoding DUF3047 domain-containing protein — its product is MRLGIGLLLCLSGAAIAAHAQGSMKLEVGQFSIATEGVTLPEGWTPLTFKKIERHTRYEVVKDGPVSVVKAVSEASASGLTKAVAIDPHEYPIVRWRWKVENLLQKGSVNRKDGDDYPARLYITFAYEPDKVSFGRKLKYKAGRALFGDIPIGALNYIWDGKSPVGTVVDNAFTDFAKMIVVESGPQRIGTWVEEERNVYEDYRVAFGEEPPAISGVAIMSDTDNTKERAVAYYGDIVFVKALK